From Elusimicrobiota bacterium, one genomic window encodes:
- the terL gene encoding phage terminase large subunit, protein MDKNQAEEENLTISDSDRRLWDLFVFAKRILSYDKITKLHMGWFKALLDSQFLLLLAPRGHLKSTVATTCYPLWRLTQDQNLRVLIVNETLDQARKFLGQIKDHILFNEIFRERYGAWDMAATKWTENSVVIPRTKILKEPSLACGGVLGNLVSLHNDLIILDDPVSNNNSLTPHMRDKLLGWFTNVILPALEPDGQLILVGTRWQAQDLYGHILESPGFSHWAKIVQSAEWRDEEGSRCLLFPERFTPEKLDQLKGAMGTASYYCQMLNDVSGQEGSDFKIEWLRAGRYVERPKDANIYIGVDLAAGSDESHSKFAYAVIAIPKGEKDAYVLDAQKMSIKFPEQVKTIKMLHRVHKPTIMGIEANAYQQSMLQVLRVDEETARLNIKGITTQGDKQRRIRGLAVLFENGAIRLPNDLTDLETELLHFPKGNDDLLDALWLALEAFHEQKTEPKIYFVDDLA, encoded by the coding sequence ATGGATAAAAACCAAGCCGAAGAAGAAAACTTGACCATTAGCGACTCCGACCGCAGGCTCTGGGACCTCTTTGTTTTTGCCAAGCGCATCCTGAGCTATGACAAGATCACCAAGCTCCACATGGGTTGGTTCAAGGCGCTCTTGGACAGCCAGTTCCTGCTGCTCTTGGCCCCGCGCGGACACCTCAAGTCAACGGTAGCCACGACCTGTTATCCGTTATGGAGGCTGACCCAGGATCAGAACCTAAGGGTTTTGATAGTCAATGAAACCCTGGATCAGGCCAGAAAGTTTTTAGGGCAGATTAAAGACCACATTCTTTTCAATGAAATCTTCCGTGAGCGCTATGGGGCCTGGGACATGGCCGCCACTAAATGGACTGAGAACTCGGTGGTCATCCCCAGAACCAAAATCCTTAAGGAACCCAGTCTCGCCTGCGGAGGGGTGCTGGGCAACCTTGTTTCTCTCCATAACGATCTCATCATCCTGGACGATCCAGTATCGAACAACAACTCCCTGACGCCTCACATGAGGGATAAACTCCTGGGCTGGTTCACCAACGTCATCCTGCCCGCTCTTGAGCCGGACGGGCAATTGATCTTAGTTGGAACCCGCTGGCAAGCCCAGGACCTTTACGGCCATATCCTGGAGAGCCCTGGATTTTCTCACTGGGCCAAGATCGTCCAGTCCGCCGAATGGCGGGATGAAGAGGGGAGCCGCTGTCTTTTGTTTCCCGAGCGCTTTACCCCGGAGAAGCTCGATCAGCTCAAAGGCGCAATGGGGACCGCGAGTTACTACTGCCAAATGCTAAACGACGTATCCGGCCAGGAGGGATCGGATTTTAAGATCGAGTGGCTCCGCGCAGGCCGCTATGTGGAGAGGCCCAAAGACGCCAACATCTACATCGGCGTTGATTTAGCGGCTGGCAGCGACGAATCCCATTCCAAGTTCGCCTACGCCGTAATCGCCATCCCCAAAGGCGAGAAGGACGCCTACGTTCTGGACGCGCAAAAGATGTCCATTAAGTTTCCCGAGCAGGTAAAAACGATCAAGATGCTCCACCGCGTCCACAAGCCGACCATCATGGGAATCGAGGCCAACGCCTATCAGCAGTCCATGCTTCAGGTTTTACGGGTGGATGAGGAAACCGCCAGGCTCAATATCAAGGGCATCACTACCCAGGGAGACAAGCAAAGGCGCATACGGGGGCTGGCCGTTCTTTTTGAAAACGGGGCCATCCGGCTTCCCAATGATCTGACCGATCTTGAAACGGAGCTTTTGCATTTTCCCAAAGGCAATGATGATTTGCTTGACGCGCTTTGGCTCGCCTTGGAGGCTTTCCATGAGCAGAAGACAGAACCCAAGATATATTTTGTGGATGACTTGGCATGA
- a CDS encoding phage portal protein — MGLREKIIKALLGSVIQEEIKKSSKQIVSHVPGISLSEGVLPDIDFEIFNQMYEQTSWVRAVVSVICKAVTARGYAILPAKPNADSKNAEILQEFFANCNPNDTLVEILDDLARDVYVFGNAFLEVVYGPNGKPREMWSLDATNMRVKADDHGAIMGYLQIPRFATSRSQSGKVEFAPKEVIHFKLGTKGATLYGLSPLASLILPITVDKYAQVYNRAFFVNGAKIRGAIIMKDATPEQVERNQEYMKARAQNPDLSHSDLVLEGDIEFKQISTNQKDMEFLELREFTRNEILAVYGVPPGKVSIIETGNIGAGTGEHQTQTFYEETILPFQMRVAEKITKHVIRQGFGITDWAFQFNKRSIDEKDQAEIFNIYLQNGVFSPEEVRRLVAPRMPEMQKSLNDDGAHEIEKAKLKPSETIVNATKDVVAIENRFAAALERFFRDTKAALAARIGQLRPRSILPKLSSISLPIKDVDIPYRDMILRSADFPEEAKQLDELEVLLELIDKGRIARLLEKFSLEAAQKGLKLSARRASLEDVEELTQALEESLKNNAAALAGHVSEALKAGLRQSLIEGIAASDTIPQLMRRIESQMDSVATVSAGCPGQCFKGRTHTFDGAINGCGDYRPHRGQPSLQRRQSRRFEASRG; from the coding sequence ATGGGACTGCGAGAAAAAATCATCAAGGCTCTTTTGGGAAGCGTGATCCAGGAGGAAATTAAAAAATCCTCCAAGCAGATCGTTTCCCATGTTCCCGGCATATCTCTTAGCGAAGGCGTCCTACCGGACATTGACTTTGAAATTTTCAATCAAATGTACGAGCAGACCTCCTGGGTGCGGGCCGTGGTAAGCGTCATCTGCAAGGCGGTGACTGCCAGGGGCTACGCGATTCTCCCAGCTAAGCCCAATGCTGATTCTAAAAATGCCGAGATTCTTCAGGAGTTTTTCGCCAACTGCAATCCCAACGACACGCTGGTGGAGATATTAGACGACCTGGCCCGCGACGTTTACGTCTTTGGCAACGCGTTCCTGGAGGTGGTCTATGGCCCCAATGGAAAGCCAAGAGAGATGTGGAGTCTGGATGCCACCAACATGCGGGTCAAGGCGGATGATCACGGCGCGATTATGGGATATCTCCAGATCCCCAGGTTTGCTACGTCAAGAAGCCAGTCGGGGAAGGTCGAGTTCGCGCCCAAAGAGGTGATTCACTTCAAGCTGGGAACCAAGGGGGCTACCCTTTACGGCCTTTCCCCGCTGGCTTCCCTCATCTTGCCCATCACAGTGGATAAATACGCCCAGGTCTATAACCGCGCTTTCTTTGTCAATGGAGCCAAGATCAGGGGAGCCATCATCATGAAAGACGCCACGCCTGAGCAGGTGGAAAGAAATCAGGAGTACATGAAAGCCCGAGCTCAAAACCCGGACCTGTCCCATTCCGATCTGGTGCTTGAAGGCGATATCGAGTTCAAACAAATCAGCACCAACCAAAAGGACATGGAGTTCTTGGAGCTGCGGGAATTTACCCGCAATGAAATCCTGGCCGTCTACGGCGTGCCTCCAGGCAAAGTCTCGATTATTGAGACCGGCAACATCGGAGCTGGCACCGGCGAGCATCAAACCCAAACTTTTTACGAGGAAACCATCCTGCCCTTCCAGATGCGGGTGGCTGAGAAAATCACCAAGCACGTCATCAGACAGGGATTTGGAATAACCGACTGGGCCTTCCAATTCAACAAGCGCTCAATTGATGAGAAGGATCAGGCTGAGATTTTCAACATCTACCTTCAAAACGGCGTGTTCAGCCCGGAAGAGGTGCGCCGTCTCGTGGCTCCCAGGATGCCGGAGATGCAGAAATCCCTAAACGATGATGGGGCTCATGAGATCGAGAAAGCAAAACTCAAGCCCAGCGAAACCATTGTCAACGCGACCAAGGATGTCGTGGCTATCGAGAATAGGTTCGCGGCTGCCCTTGAGAGGTTTTTCCGGGATACAAAAGCGGCCTTAGCGGCGCGGATTGGTCAGTTGCGGCCGCGATCTATATTGCCGAAGCTCAGTAGCATAAGCCTGCCGATCAAAGACGTGGATATCCCCTATCGGGACATGATCCTGCGGTCAGCGGATTTTCCAGAAGAAGCCAAGCAGCTGGATGAACTCGAAGTTTTGCTTGAGCTTATCGACAAGGGAAGGATTGCCAGGCTTCTGGAGAAGTTTTCTCTGGAGGCCGCGCAAAAAGGCCTTAAGCTTTCCGCGCGCAGAGCAAGTCTGGAGGACGTGGAAGAGCTGACCCAGGCTCTTGAGGAGAGCTTGAAAAACAACGCCGCTGCCCTGGCTGGCCATGTTTCCGAAGCTTTGAAGGCCGGCTTGAGACAGTCATTGATCGAAGGGATTGCGGCCAGCGACACTATTCCTCAGCTCATGCGCCGCATCGAAAGCCAGATGGACTCTGTGGCCACGGTCAGCGCTGGATGCCCAGGGCAATGTTTTAAGGGCCGGACACACACGTTCGATGGAGCGATCAACGGTTGCGGAGATTATCGCCCGCACAGAGGCCAACCGAGCCTTCAACGAAGGCAATCTCGACGCTTTGAGGCAAGCCGAGGTTGA
- a CDS encoding DNA adenine methylase, protein MNAIETLKINLAEHGNLFQVDSLDKLSDQELLSMDFILYRVWEFKRKGHGVFLDGEDWDFEDMVASHAHVRQEMNKRALRHLIQDELDDQTQPLIREATEKQEGRTGTIVQTIILDKKVFSTEAEAKHWAEDHGFRTDKVDETENSFRFRQSDPDDFDPDGFGQGERFRTIHLTDGVQAVIGFLNEKSADAVGEGVEDLDVAFFNPFHDDQGRFSSGSGGGSGGSAHGGAKGGEVSELRIESGKISGKPRINPREIASIVKKQTSVIPKTYLQGIKKVEASDTEIEVFRELGMKREAERMKNRVLGTYNKKTREIWMNPFASAKGHLVAKTVTHEVGHHVWNRFLSPSQQNAWIGVSRAKERRVTRYARTSPQEHFSESFAFYYSGRSTRQFLAATNPSASKFFEKHGKPFIKFLVDTEISKSEFTLPEELEILVVDETLPGRPDAIETIAQNAADFIDEFIADLAWRGEAMIETSEEFERLKSELSKQLKKALGAISEESANSSDRSSIIFEDKTADDVDKGVRQAFGSYGGKRFLAHRIASYIPHHRTYVEPFAGGAAVLYAKDPSPQEVLNDRDPEIAFMHRFIRNHSAEDRAALARRDWVIRKETHERLKEMKPDSDRDRFYKSFYLTRSSYGKQRGGSFNPANAGVRIDFPANIERAQARLKNVAVSNKDYREILKEHDSPETFFYMDPPYPGKFNLFDFGFKEEEFLKAVKGLKAHWIISYPVENAEVFKGFNVYRVKRRNQMKGPGGNQEWVTELLVSNFPLKPLHLYIEKELDPTPEGLEAEAPELLPQIEQEPELEKVQAAFKSPGGKYRLYKKIIALIPEHKTFVEGFCGGAQVFFHKKRSETEVINDVNSDLIFSYRFIKNMAPEDWEWLKKQNWVISRGRARKVFEIKPRNPRERFYRFAYLNKSTYWGRTDVWEGVRTGPKGDGYHIKLVGRLPEIKERLQGVRLHSLDWKEAIKQYDSKDTFFYLDPPYPLHWPKEGGGHGSKFFKEEEMLPVLKNIKGKFVLSYELEKVSIFKGFKTYRVKTLWTGMHQLGVRSKYELLVSNFPLKPNDLYVEKSLESIRVLTSGATVAL, encoded by the coding sequence GTGAACGCGATAGAAACGTTAAAGATAAATTTAGCGGAACACGGGAATCTCTTCCAGGTTGACAGCCTGGATAAACTCTCCGACCAGGAGCTTTTATCAATGGATTTTATCCTGTACCGGGTATGGGAGTTCAAAAGAAAAGGGCACGGGGTCTTCTTGGATGGCGAAGACTGGGATTTTGAGGATATGGTCGCGTCTCACGCCCATGTCCGGCAAGAAATGAACAAGCGCGCCCTGCGGCATCTAATTCAGGATGAACTGGACGACCAGACCCAGCCTTTAATCCGTGAGGCCACGGAAAAACAGGAAGGGCGAACTGGAACAATCGTCCAGACCATCATCCTTGATAAGAAGGTCTTCTCCACCGAGGCTGAGGCAAAGCACTGGGCCGAGGATCACGGTTTCCGGACCGACAAGGTCGATGAGACAGAAAACTCCTTTCGTTTCAGGCAGAGTGATCCTGACGATTTCGACCCGGACGGCTTCGGCCAGGGGGAACGGTTCAGGACTATCCATCTCACCGATGGCGTCCAGGCCGTTATCGGTTTCCTGAATGAGAAATCGGCAGATGCGGTCGGGGAAGGCGTTGAGGATTTGGATGTGGCCTTCTTTAACCCTTTCCATGATGACCAGGGCCGTTTTTCTTCCGGCTCCGGCGGTGGTTCAGGCGGCAGCGCACATGGGGGCGCGAAGGGCGGCGAGGTTTCAGAATTAAGAATTGAGAGCGGCAAAATCAGCGGCAAGCCTAGGATCAATCCACGAGAGATCGCAAGCATAGTCAAAAAGCAAACGTCAGTAATTCCCAAAACATATCTCCAAGGCATAAAAAAAGTGGAAGCCTCGGATACTGAAATAGAAGTATTCAGGGAATTGGGGATGAAACGGGAAGCGGAGAGAATGAAAAATCGAGTTCTTGGAACCTACAATAAGAAAACCCGCGAGATATGGATGAACCCATTCGCCTCAGCCAAAGGGCATCTAGTTGCGAAAACCGTCACGCACGAGGTCGGTCACCATGTTTGGAACAGATTTTTGTCGCCAAGCCAACAGAATGCCTGGATAGGCGTTTCGCGCGCCAAAGAACGCAGGGTGACGAGATATGCGCGAACCAGCCCGCAAGAGCATTTTTCCGAATCGTTCGCTTTTTACTATAGCGGCAGATCCACCCGGCAGTTTTTGGCTGCCACAAATCCGTCGGCTTCAAAATTCTTTGAGAAACACGGAAAGCCGTTTATTAAATTCCTTGTGGATACTGAAATTTCTAAGAGTGAATTTACCTTGCCCGAGGAACTGGAAATTTTGGTCGTAGACGAAACGCTGCCAGGAAGACCTGATGCCATTGAGACCATCGCTCAAAATGCCGCTGATTTTATTGACGAGTTTATAGCTGATCTGGCTTGGCGCGGCGAGGCGATGATTGAGACTTCCGAGGAATTTGAGAGGCTAAAATCCGAATTATCGAAGCAATTAAAAAAAGCGCTGGGGGCGATCTCTGAGGAAAGTGCTAACTCTTCTGATCGATCATCAATTATTTTTGAAGATAAAACTGCTGATGATGTGGACAAAGGCGTTCGTCAAGCCTTCGGCTCCTACGGCGGAAAACGGTTCCTGGCTCACAGGATCGCCTCCTACATCCCGCACCACCGCACCTATGTTGAGCCTTTCGCGGGCGGTGCGGCCGTGCTCTACGCAAAGGACCCATCGCCCCAGGAGGTCTTAAACGACCGCGATCCAGAGATCGCCTTCATGCACCGCTTTATTCGGAATCACAGCGCGGAGGATCGGGCGGCGCTGGCCAGGCGCGATTGGGTGATCCGTAAGGAGACCCATGAACGCTTGAAGGAGATGAAGCCCGATAGCGACCGGGACCGCTTTTACAAGTCCTTCTATCTCACCCGATCCTCATACGGCAAACAGCGCGGCGGCTCATTTAACCCCGCCAACGCCGGGGTTCGCATCGACTTTCCGGCCAACATCGAACGGGCGCAGGCGCGGCTCAAGAACGTCGCGGTCAGCAACAAGGATTACCGCGAGATTTTGAAGGAGCATGACAGCCCAGAGACCTTTTTTTACATGGACCCGCCTTACCCCGGAAAGTTCAACCTTTTTGATTTTGGTTTCAAGGAGGAGGAATTCCTAAAGGCGGTCAAAGGGCTCAAGGCTCATTGGATTATTTCCTACCCGGTGGAAAACGCTGAAGTTTTCAAGGGTTTCAACGTCTATAGAGTCAAGCGCAGAAACCAGATGAAGGGTCCGGGCGGCAACCAGGAGTGGGTGACCGAACTCCTTGTCTCAAACTTCCCGCTTAAGCCTCTGCATCTTTACATTGAGAAAGAACTGGACCCAACGCCCGAGGGTCTGGAAGCCGAAGCGCCGGAACTGCTGCCGCAGATTGAGCAGGAACCAGAGTTGGAGAAGGTCCAGGCCGCGTTCAAAAGCCCTGGCGGCAAGTACAGGCTCTATAAGAAAATCATCGCCTTGATCCCGGAGCATAAAACCTTCGTTGAGGGCTTTTGTGGCGGGGCTCAGGTTTTTTTCCATAAAAAGAGATCGGAAACCGAGGTCATCAATGACGTGAACTCCGACCTCATATTCTCTTACCGCTTCATCAAGAACATGGCTCCGGAAGACTGGGAGTGGCTCAAAAAACAAAACTGGGTTATCTCAAGAGGCAGGGCGAGAAAAGTCTTTGAGATAAAGCCCAGAAACCCAAGGGAACGGTTCTACCGCTTCGCCTACCTCAACAAATCCACCTACTGGGGAAGGACGGACGTTTGGGAAGGCGTGCGGACCGGACCAAAAGGCGATGGCTATCACATTAAGCTCGTAGGTCGCCTTCCAGAAATTAAAGAAAGGCTCCAAGGAGTAAGGCTTCACTCCTTGGATTGGAAAGAAGCGATCAAGCAGTATGATTCAAAAGACACTTTCTTCTATCTTGACCCGCCTTATCCGCTTCACTGGCCCAAGGAAGGCGGCGGCCACGGGTCAAAGTTTTTCAAGGAAGAGGAAATGCTTCCAGTTCTTAAAAACATCAAAGGAAAATTCGTCTTGAGCTATGAGCTTGAAAAGGTGAGCATCTTCAAGGGCTTCAAGACCTACCGCGTCAAAACCTTATGGACCGGGATGCACCAGCTGGGCGTGCGCTCCAAGTATGAGCTGCTCGTTTCTAATTTTCCTCTTAAGCCAAACGATCTCTATGTCGAGAAATCCTTAGAGTCCATCAGGGTATTAACGTCAGGCGCGACGGTTGCTTTGTAA
- a CDS encoding DUF262 domain-containing protein, translated as MSTQRYSVTPHSIETLLTWVKSKEIAIPEIQRPFVWEATQVRDLLDSLYRGYPVGYLIAWRNPNVKLKDGSLSSGKRILIDGQQRITALMASLLGEEVLTKDYEMVRIRIAFHPVEERFEVSNPAIKKDVAWIADIADLFSPSVKLLQATKNYASANPGVDPDAIFSTIERLRKIVNNHVGVIDLADDLDIETVTEIFIRVNSEGTPLSQADFAMSKIAVNETYGGNALRKAIDYFCHLAVAPEFYDKIDKNDPAFTKTEYFSQMSWLKKENDDIYDPAYTDMLRVAFTTEFRRGKLQDLVALLSGRNFETRQYEEAVIQDSFTRLKASVLRFMNEHDFKTFLLIIRSAGFVDASLLSSKTTLNFAYMLYLSLRAKKHPPANIERCVRRWFVMSLLRGRYSGSPESQIDYDIRQLDSQGIEVYNDSIIAGELSDSFWNVTLPQEMDTSAATSPYFRVFQAAQVKLGDKGFLSRDITVRELIEVKSDVHHVVPRNFLKKEGIPRNLYNQIANYAVAQSEINIAIGDKPPSVYFKQAFEQCNGGKKKYGNIADADELKENFSMHAIPDSVNEMGVADYPAFLIKRRQLMAARIRKYFSTL; from the coding sequence ATGTCCACGCAACGCTACTCAGTCACGCCGCATTCTATTGAAACACTTCTAACTTGGGTCAAGTCGAAAGAAATTGCCATACCAGAAATTCAGCGCCCCTTTGTATGGGAAGCCACTCAAGTACGCGATCTCCTCGACTCTCTTTATCGTGGTTATCCTGTCGGCTATTTGATTGCGTGGCGTAATCCGAACGTGAAACTGAAGGATGGCTCACTCTCCTCTGGAAAACGCATCCTGATTGACGGCCAACAGAGGATCACCGCACTTATGGCATCCCTGTTGGGCGAAGAGGTGCTCACAAAGGATTACGAGATGGTTCGCATCCGCATAGCTTTCCACCCAGTCGAGGAACGCTTTGAGGTGTCCAACCCAGCGATAAAGAAAGACGTTGCCTGGATTGCCGATATTGCGGACCTTTTCTCTCCAAGCGTTAAACTTTTACAAGCCACCAAAAATTACGCGTCAGCAAATCCTGGCGTAGACCCAGATGCCATCTTCTCCACCATCGAACGCCTTCGTAAAATCGTGAACAATCACGTCGGGGTGATTGATCTGGCCGACGACCTCGATATCGAGACTGTTACTGAGATTTTCATTCGAGTCAATAGCGAAGGAACGCCGCTTAGTCAGGCAGACTTTGCCATGTCCAAGATTGCCGTGAATGAAACCTACGGCGGCAATGCGCTGCGCAAAGCGATTGACTACTTTTGCCATCTTGCCGTTGCCCCAGAGTTCTATGACAAGATTGATAAAAACGATCCCGCTTTTACGAAGACTGAATATTTTAGCCAGATGTCATGGCTAAAGAAGGAGAACGACGACATTTACGATCCGGCCTATACCGACATGCTCCGAGTCGCGTTCACCACTGAATTCCGGCGCGGAAAGCTCCAAGACCTTGTCGCGCTTCTGTCGGGCCGTAATTTCGAGACAAGACAGTACGAAGAAGCTGTCATCCAGGACTCATTCACACGTCTGAAGGCATCCGTTTTGCGATTCATGAACGAGCATGACTTCAAAACTTTTCTGCTCATCATCAGATCGGCAGGTTTCGTCGATGCCTCGCTACTTAGTTCCAAGACTACTCTAAATTTTGCCTACATGCTCTATCTGTCACTTCGGGCAAAAAAGCATCCGCCAGCTAACATCGAGCGCTGTGTTCGCCGCTGGTTTGTCATGTCCCTGCTGCGCGGGCGTTACTCAGGTTCGCCGGAATCGCAGATTGACTATGACATTCGCCAGCTTGATTCACAGGGCATCGAAGTCTATAACGATTCAATAATCGCCGGTGAACTTAGCGATTCTTTCTGGAATGTCACCCTACCGCAAGAGATGGACACCTCCGCGGCCACCAGCCCATACTTCCGCGTCTTTCAGGCTGCGCAGGTAAAACTCGGTGACAAAGGTTTCCTTTCTCGTGACATCACGGTCCGCGAACTCATTGAGGTGAAATCAGATGTTCATCATGTTGTTCCCCGCAATTTCTTAAAGAAAGAAGGTATTCCTCGTAATCTCTACAATCAGATCGCCAATTACGCTGTCGCACAGAGCGAGATAAATATCGCCATCGGAGACAAACCGCCTAGTGTATATTTCAAGCAGGCTTTTGAGCAGTGCAACGGGGGTAAGAAGAAATATGGCAACATCGCAGATGCAGACGAATTGAAAGAAAATTTTTCTATGCACGCTATCCCGGATAGTGTCAATGAAATGGGCGTGGCTGACTATCCCGCCTTCCTCATTAAACGACGGCAGCTCATGGCAGCTCGCATTCGCAAATACTTCTCAACCCTCTGA
- a CDS encoding DUF2292 domain-containing protein, translating into MTQVEEERELDAKKAMWNLLDRLIDKKAYGTIEAFVQEGQVVRIEKKESFLPKDFCRLTAE; encoded by the coding sequence ATGACCCAGGTGGAGGAAGAGCGCGAACTTGATGCCAAAAAAGCCATGTGGAATTTGCTCGATCGGCTTATTGACAAGAAGGCCTATGGAACCATCGAAGCTTTTGTTCAAGAGGGTCAAGTCGTCAGAATCGAAAAAAAGGAATCCTTTTTACCAAAAGATTTTTGCCGCTTAACAGCGGAATAG
- a CDS encoding HK97 family phage prohead protease, which produces METKNTAVLEKEISFSFPLDLVKQVEENGEFHVVGYAATTDFDLQGDVITEEALKDSAADLLKNSTVLLNHDLKQPIGRVTKVQFDKRGLLIDALVSKTEPEIIQKIKEGILNKFSIRGQVLERERKFMPELDRVVNVIKRMSLVEVSLVSVPANPEARAIGWYMSKALEESDQKSEGGNPMPGEEVVVEEISNKEVSTPAAPPVKPDAVAVNKQNEPQPNGSVPAAASAEPVKPEPAKPPAVVAPAAAQPDNKGSLLPQTVTEIQKSLHAALKEELGQMISGEVQKQVEAALKNFPTLRKGLIQQETDPQDVKKQFESLPPDKKLRTVLAMNQG; this is translated from the coding sequence ATGGAAACGAAAAACACGGCGGTTCTGGAGAAGGAAATTTCTTTTTCTTTTCCCCTGGATCTCGTCAAGCAGGTTGAAGAAAATGGCGAGTTCCATGTCGTAGGCTATGCCGCGACAACCGATTTCGATCTTCAGGGTGACGTCATCACCGAGGAGGCGCTTAAAGATTCGGCGGCTGACCTGCTTAAAAACTCCACCGTCCTTTTGAATCACGATTTGAAGCAGCCCATCGGCCGGGTTACCAAGGTTCAGTTCGACAAACGCGGCCTTTTGATCGATGCCCTCGTATCAAAGACTGAGCCGGAGATCATCCAGAAAATCAAAGAGGGCATCTTAAACAAGTTTTCCATTCGGGGTCAGGTGCTGGAGCGCGAGAGAAAGTTCATGCCGGAACTGGACCGCGTGGTCAACGTCATTAAGCGCATGTCGCTCGTTGAAGTTTCCCTCGTTTCCGTTCCCGCCAATCCCGAAGCCAGGGCCATCGGGTGGTACATGTCCAAGGCCCTGGAAGAATCCGATCAGAAAAGCGAAGGAGGTAATCCCATGCCAGGAGAAGAAGTTGTGGTAGAGGAGATTTCTAACAAGGAAGTGAGCACGCCTGCCGCGCCGCCAGTAAAGCCAGATGCGGTCGCGGTGAATAAACAAAACGAACCGCAGCCCAACGGATCCGTGCCAGCGGCCGCCAGCGCGGAACCCGTGAAACCGGAACCTGCCAAGCCGCCGGCTGTTGTAGCCCCGGCGGCCGCCCAGCCTGATAACAAAGGCTCTCTCTTGCCCCAAACGGTAACAGAGATCCAAAAGAGCCTGCACGCTGCGCTCAAAGAGGAATTAGGGCAGATGATTTCCGGGGAGGTTCAAAAGCAGGTTGAGGCAGCCTTGAAGAATTTTCCCACCTTGCGGAAGGGACTCATCCAACAGGAAACCGATCCGCAAGACGTTAAAAAGCAATTTGAAAGCCTGCCGCCGGACAAAAAACTCAGAACCGTTCTGGCGATGAATCAGGGCTGA